A single genomic interval of Daucus carota subsp. sativus chromosome 1, DH1 v3.0, whole genome shotgun sequence harbors:
- the LOC108198500 gene encoding uncharacterized protein LOC108198500: MTHSYAFECLDRTLRDLMKSVDPQRYHQPFGGITVVFGGDFRQVLPVIPFASRADVVNASITRSRIWNFCKVFTLNRNMRLGQSDSEERNEVLRQFANWVLSIGDGLFPNVDTSNDGINEFDVDLPDCYCNMSDSNSVEKIVDAVFPDLQKLYHSPQYLAERAILTPTNKTASEINSVIVDKLPREAVSYYSLDEAQEFGGSESEFPMCFPSEYLHNFNMLGVPAHQLILKEGGMVMLMRNLDQTVGLCNGTRMVVTKCLKHSV, encoded by the coding sequence ATGACTCATAGCTACGCGTTTGAATGTTTAGATCGTACACTGCGTGATTTGATGAAATCAGTTGATCCACAACGATATCATCAACCTTTTGGTGGAATAACAGTAGTTTTTGGTGGTGATTTCAGACAAGTTCTTCCCGTAATTCCATTCGCCTCTCGTGCAGATGTTGTCAATGCTAGCATCACCCGATCTCGGATATGGAATTTTTGCAAGGTATTTACACTAAATCGTAACATGCGCTTAGGCCAATCAGATAGTGAAGAGAGGAATGAGGTCTTGAGGCAGTTTGCCAACTGGGTTTTATCTATTGGTGATGGTTTATTTCCAAATGTAGATACATCAAACGATGGCATCAATGAGTTTGATGTTGATCTGCCTGATTGCTATTGCAACATGTCAGATTCAAACTCAGTTGAAAAAATTGTTGATGCAGTATTTCCTGACCTTCAAAAGTTGTACCATTCTCCACAATATCTTGCCGAAAGAGCAATCCTTACTCCAACAAACAAAACTGCTTCTGAGATCAACTCTGTGATTGTTGATAAATTGCCAAGGGAAGCAGTATCATACTACAGTCTAGATGAAGCTCAGGAGTTTGGTGGATCTGAATCtgaatttcctatgtgttttcCATCCGAGTACTTGCACAATTTTAATATGCTTGGTGTTCCTGCTCATCAGCTGATTCTGAAGGAAGGTGGAATGGTAATGTTGATGAGGAATCTTGATCAGACAGTAGGCCTGTGCAATGGAACCCGGATGGTAGTCACAAAATGCCTCAAACATTCTGTGTAG